From the Lolium rigidum isolate FL_2022 chromosome 2, APGP_CSIRO_Lrig_0.1, whole genome shotgun sequence genome, one window contains:
- the LOC124692792 gene encoding F-box protein GID2-like, whose translation MKSGSASSGRDDPWAPPPTSGSGSSNEPAKKQRTEPPPSSTQAEASSSSSHPPPQQPPPPPDGEPPRVPDLGEDAIFEILRRAEARTLAAAACVSQGWRQLAEDERLWEAACVREWANLGFSQQQLRAVVLSLGGFRRLHAVYIRPLQQRGAGAPPRQGRRQLPVRLGRDQVQLSLSLFSIGFFQNMPNHPLPKKDKGDGSDKSGGGQCG comes from the coding sequence ATGAAGTCCGGTTCCGCTTCCTCCGGCCGCGATGATCCCTGGGCTCCCCCACCtacctccggcagcggcagctccAACGAGCCAGCGAAGAAGCAGCGCACGGAGCCGCCCCCGAGCTCAACCCAGGccgaggcgtcctcctcctcttcacacCCCCCAccacagcagccgccgccgccgccggatggCGAGCCGCCGAGGGTGCCGGATCTCGGGGAGGACGCGATATTCGAGATCCTGCGGCGGGCGGAGGCCCGGACGCTGGCCGCGGCGGCGTGCGTCAGCCAGGGGTGGCGGCAGCTGGCGGAGGACGAGCGGCTGTGGGAGGCCGCGTGCGTGCGGGAGTGGGCCAACCTCGGCTTCTCTCAGCAGCAGCTCCGCGCGGTCGTGCTCTCGCTCGGGGGATTCCGCCGCCTGCACGCCGTCTACATCCGCCCGCTCCAGCAGCGTGGTGCAGGGGCGCCGCCCAGGCAGGGGAGGAGGCAGTTGCCTGTGAGGTTGGGCAGGGACCAGGTTCAGCTCTCGCTGTCCCTCTTCTCGATTGGCTTCTTCCAGAACATGCCTAATCATCCTTTGCCCAAGAAGGACAAGGGTGATGGCAGCGATAAGAGTGGAGGTGGGCAGTGCGGGTGA
- the LOC124692791 gene encoding 14-3-3-like protein GF14-E, producing the protein MAELSREENVYMAKLAEQAERYEEMVEFMEKVAKTVDSEELTVEERNLLSVAYKNVIGARRASWRIISSIEQKEESRGNEDRVTLIKDYRGKIETELTKICDGILKLLDSHLVPSSTAPESKVFYLKMKGDYYRYLAEFKSGSERKDAAENTMVAYKAAQDIALAELPPTHPIRLGLALNFSVFYYEILNSPDRACNLAKQAFDEAISELDTLSEESYKDSTLIMQLLRDNLTLWTSDISEDAAEEIKDAPKGESGDGQ; encoded by the exons ATGGCTGAGCTTTCTCGTGAGGAGAATGTGTACATGGCTAAGCTTGCAGAGCAGGCTGAGAGATATGAGGAGATGGTTGAGTTCATGGAGAAGGTGGCAAAGACAGTTGACTCTGAGGAGCTCACTGTTGAGGAGCGCAACCTTCTATCAGTTGCTTACAAGAATGTTATTGGTGCCCGCCGTGCCTCATGGCGCATCATTTCCTCCATCGAGCAGAAGGAAGAGAGTCGTGGCAATGAGGACCGTGTCACACTCATCAAGGACTACCGCGGAAAGATCGAGACTGAGCTCACTAAGATCTGTGATGGTATCCTCAAGCTTCTGGATTCCCACCTTGTCCCCTCATCAACCGCTCCAGAGTCTAAGGTCTTCTACCTCAAGATGAAGGGTGATTACTACAG GTACCTTGCGGAATTCAAGAGTGGATCTGAGAGGAAGGATGCTGCTGAGAACACCATGGTTGCATACAAAGCTGCCCAG GATATTGCACTGGCAGAGTTGCCCCCAACTCATCCTATCAGGCTTGGTCTGGCACTCAACTTCTCAGTGTTTTATTATGAGATCCTCAACTCTCCTGACCGTGCTTGCAACCTCGCCAAGCAG GCCTTTGATGAGGCCATCTCAGAGCTGGACACTCTGAGCGAGGAATCCTACAAGGACAGCACCTTGATCATGCAACTGCTGCGCGATAACCTGACGCTGTGGACTTCTGACATCTCG GAGGACGCTGCTGAAGAAATCAAGGATGCTCCTAAGGGTGAATCTGGCGATGGACAGTAA